ttttttccacATACAGAACGTCACCTCCTCCAAATCCACCGGTTCCGTAAATATCTCGTTGGTATCTTTGGCCGAAATCATCTCCAAGACGTTCCTCAAACTCGCCTCCAACGGTTTCAATTTGATCCTCATCAATTTCTCGTATACCCTCGTATATTCCAATTTCAATTTCTCCCTTTTTCTCACCAATTCGCACAACAATCTCGCCCTCTCCAAATCCTGCCTCAGACACTGCCAATACTTCAATTGTCTACACAATTCGATGGTATCCACGTTGGTGGTGTTCGTGTCACGCGGGGTACCGCCCTGGGCGCTCTGGAGGCGTCTCAGTAGCGGCACCCCGTTGCGGAATTGGCGTTTCAACGTCCAATAAGCGATTAGACGTTGAATGAATTGAGATTTTTTCGCGATGGTTACCAGAGAACCGATTTCTTGGATACGCTCGGGGGGGATGGTCGGTATGAGTATAACGGGGGCTGAAGTGCGTTTTTTCGCCAACATTTTACGAGcttgaatcatttttttgcGAGAATCGTCTTTTTTCGCGTCtcctttaaatataaaaaaaactgctACACTAATGGGACACACTGTacgaatatttgaaaatattttcaaacggcgttttttttcattaaataatcatCCCTATTCGTCCCTCAACAAGTCTAGTATCTATTTAATCCCAATATTGATACAGGGTGATTTAAAAAACTCGAAACTCAAAAACTGAACTTCCTACGTTATTTAGACTTTAttgaacaccctgtattataaaaaaatataaaaataattattatagacGCAATTGAAtgtaaaacaaacttttttaaatgaaatttttgcatttgttttgaaaataatcaaaagaaaagaTAGTTCAAATGTCCCCAATAGAATTTCCGAAATAATAAAGTGAATATACGATTTTTTTGGCACTATTTCATCCCCATTCATCCCTTAACAAGTCTAGCATCTATTTAGTTACCCAGTAATGTTTCAGTATTCATACTGGGTGATTTAAAAAACGTACAATTCGAAAATCGAACTTTCCTTAACtctatttcaacttttttaaacaccctgtatggtAAAACATAtcagaataattattatagacGTAACTAAACGTAAAACCAACTTTTTCATACGAAATTTccgtatatttttgaaaattatcgaaaGTAGGTCAAATGTATCAAACGATAAATGATTAAAAACGACATCATTACTTCCCCTATTACGTTTATGTGCCAAAAAATGATCCCTAATCATCCCCTAATAAACCTAGTAACTATCTAGATACCCCATAATgtttaaataatcatacaagGCGATTTAGTAAAGTTACAGCTGAAAAATCCGTTATTTCGACTTTATTGAACTCCCTATATaataaaacatatcaaaataagaattataGACGTAATTAAAcgtaaaacaaattttttttatacgaaaatttcgtatatttttgaaaataatcgagagtagttcaaatgtatcaaaCCATAAACCAGTAAAAACATCATTACTACCTCCTCTATTACTTTTATGTAGCAAAAAATGTTCCCTAATCATCCCCTAACAAACTTAGTAACTATTTAGTTACCCaataatgtttatatatatatacagggtgatctatCAAAAATAAAGTGATAATTATGTTTCCAACCTAAAAGTAACATTTGGacaataaatttaagaaaattaaagaCTCACCGCTATCAACGGGAGCATGGGTATCACAATAAGCGATTTTTTGTACCAGAACGGGATGGGATTCATTACCATCTTTCACCGTATCCATATTCATGTACAAACCGGCCTGTTGGGCGCACGTCACGTGAAAAGCCGAATAACAACTACTCTTATGACACTGTATACATGCTCCGACACCTTTCTGCTTACAAATATAACAAGACAATTTCCATCTAGCCGCCGGTATGGTCTCTATAGAATCTATGGGTTCTAAAAAGACTGTATTGGCAAATCTAACCTCGGGAATCCATAAAGCGCAAACTACGTGCGCCCAACTACCCCGATCGGTCTGTTTGAACGCCCCCCCTTTATTCGGACACAAAACGCAATCCACGGCTCTGCTGGGAGACTGTAGACACCTAATAGGATAAAAAAACCACTAGTTCGCTTCgattaaacaaaaatcgaataaaatacgaaaataaaagatttagaaaCTCACCTTCTGCATAACCACTGCCCTTCGGGAATGTAAGGCACCCCGTAACAATCCTGGTGTACTGCCAAGTTGCACATATCGCAGAAGAGGATGACGTTCGTGTTTTGGCATTCTCCGTCCATGCAGATGCAGCAAACGGCGTCGTCGTCCACAACGGCACCTGAATGACCGTTAACCGAAGCCTAAACGAAAAATCACCAacgaaaattcgatttttttaacaatatttcgaaatatttactTGGAAATACGATTCTTTTTCTAACCTATCCATCAGTAATTCCAGGGAATCGATAGAAACTGGAGCTAGTCCTTGCGTTTCGCGTTTTTCGTTCATAATTGATAACCAAGCGGTGTCTTCTTCGTCTACGTCGTACTCCACTTCGCCGTCTAATTCTTCGGTGCTTTTTTCAATGAAACGAATATATCCGATAGGTCTTGAAGGGGCGTCGCATATATTATAGTCTTCCAATTCTCTAAAATCTGCTTCGGGGAGTTTAACTTTCGTTTCCTCaagtttttcttcgatttttggCGTTTCTTCTTCCAAGAAATCGTCTTTAGACATGAAATCAAGTTCGTCGTTTATGTTCCATCTACAAACGACGTTGTTAACTTCAAATTGTACTAATCGCTGGGCTTCTTCGAACGTTAGAGGATCCGGAGCGATGGGAGTTTGGAGTATCTTCGATTTAGATTTATGTCTGTTGCCTTTTTTATGTTTAGGAGTTGCTTGTACAGGGGATAAAGGAGTAGGGTTATCGTGATCGAAACTTTTTAGATGGTACGATAATCCACAAACTGATTTGTAAGTTCTGCCGCATTTTTCCACTGGGCAGGTGTAAGGAGGACCGTGATCGGCTCTAACTTTTTTACAGTGTTCAAGTATATCGAAATCGATacccattttataaaaaaatataaattatattacatTAATTCGTATTTTAAacttagtttttaaaaaattgacatttatgAAATTAACTAAAACGTGAAATGTCAATTAAAAAGCGCGTTTGTTCAACTGTCAATACAGGCGCGttttttaatatgataaattttattatataattttagtatttatgacatttttcattcaatttcaagaaaatggaatgatttttatcttttttctacactttattcattgtttatataatataagaaaaagagaaaatgcTTCAGTGAAATATAAATTCAAGTGCGCTCTTTTAGTTTATCTTTGTACAAGCTAGTCAACTGTAAGCTTAGGTgcgttttttatcaaatatttaaaataaaactttattattatatatttttgatgttacATGACCGCTTTTCATTGAATTtctttaaatacaaatatatataccATTACACATcgatgaatttaattttaagtaCGTTCTATTAATTCATTATGAGTTATGTCAATTGTCAGCTTAGGTACGTTCTTTTAGAGATAAAcaaaaaaccaattaaaaatataattttattcatatctgTAGCTtgtaatttcaatgtttttggaCTTTCTTCCCAATCAATTtacctaaaataataaaaataattaatattctaCATAAAATCAAGCAGTTTTCAAGTGCGCTCGAACTGTCATTTATGGTgcgttttttttataaataacaaataaaccTTTACGCGATCTTTTTTCAGGTGGAGAAAACGTCGCTTCTATAGGTTGATCTTCACCAGGTCGATAAGGTTCATCTACATcgtcttcatcatcatcaagtcCGTTATTTACAGCATTAGGTGGTGTAACAAGGGTATTATTTAAAACCGTAGTCGATGGTACATTTCCCTGTGCAACACCGTTTGGTGGTATTTGATAGTAATCATAACACACGACGTAACAACCAGAAGGTATATTCTGTCTGAAGTTATACGCTTTTTTCCCGTTTGCATTACCGAGTCTAACTTGTCGAAGTAAATTGTGTTTTTGACGATTTGTTAATACAAATTTGGAACGTTCTACAAATACCATcatcagttttatttatttattttttaaatttgtttacaCACTCACTTATATTTCTATACTGCTCGTCATAAAAATCGTCAGTGTCGTCGTTGAGCTCGGGCATTATATAATCAGactgaaataacaaattttaaataaaaattggggTTGGGGGTGAGGAGGGGGGATTATATTACCGAAATTGGGGTTTCTGGCATCGTGGGGTCCATTATCGGACAAGATATGTAGCACCTTTCCGAccaacatttttctttaattttttgacgatttttaaagtgttttttttGGTGTAAACGTtgtttttctgtaaaatattgGTATACAGGATGTATCGGAAGTAAGGAATATATACAAAaggtatttatttaataaattgtcAGTGTTATTAGATTAAGttagttttgattgaaaatatcgaaaatgggtgattgaaaattaattagaacGTTATTTggttatgaaatttaaaaaaaaatacttaaaaaataacattttaaatgataaaatcaatatttaatattttcacttacCTTTACCAATGACTCTCAGTAAAtcattagaaaaaatgaaaaacaaaagtatCAGATGTATTTTATACATGGTGTTACTATATTCCTGTACCGAATAGAACTATTTCGAtgtatttgttgaaaattctcgtttcattacaaataatgtttttttcaaagttatttcaaatattcttttatctttttaatttattccgCGTTTTTCgcaatgaaaattaattttttcgtatCTAAATCCTTGagattgttgataaattatataCAGGGCGATTctataaaagttaattttcaaattgttgaCGTGTAATTGTAAAATCACTCGGGGTACGTTGAAATGATTTAGATTGGTTAATAAGTGTTATACAAggtgattttttgataaaaaaggatGGATAAAGGACGATTTTCCATTAATTATCCTTCGAAATTGatctaaataatataattgGGGTTTAAGTTGGAAAACAGAGACTGGAACGATGAAAAATTGGGAAATTTTGATCTTAAAAGCGAAAAAGAGGAGAAAAAATGTaggaaatagtgaaaatacACGAAAATTGGtggatttaaaacaatttttcaccaAAGCTTTAACCTATTCAAGGACTTGAATaggttaaaaaatgatttttatatagaaaaaagtgatttagggaaaattttcaatctactaTCCCCTGAAAAAGgatttaaaccaaaaaattagggtctaaacaaaaaaaattaaatgaaacaaagaaaattttctaaatttcacttttgactttgaaaaaatgataaaatccctgaaaatcaataatttgagAACCATTTCAAGCTGATTATAAAAGAATTATCCTTAAAAAAGAACTTGAATCA
This DNA window, taken from Diorhabda sublineata isolate icDioSubl1.1 chromosome 4, icDioSubl1.1, whole genome shotgun sequence, encodes the following:
- the LOC130443140 gene encoding uncharacterized protein LOC130443140 isoform X1; the protein is MYKIHLILLFFIFSNDLLRVIGKEKQRLHQKKHFKNRQKIKEKCWSERCYISCPIMDPTMPETPISSDYIMPELNDDTDDFYDEQYRNIKRSKFVLTNRQKHNLLRQVRLGNANGKKAYNFRQNIPSGCYVVCYDYYQIPPNGVAQGNVPSTTVLNNTLVTPPNAVNNGLDDDEDDVDEPYRPGEDQPIEATFSPPEKRSRKGKLIGKKVQKH
- the LOC130442617 gene encoding bromodomain-containing protein homolog isoform X2, with the translated sequence MGIDFDILEHCKKVRADHGPPYTCPVEKCGRTYKSVCGLSYHLKSFDHDNPTPLSPVQATPKHKKGNRHKSKSKILQTPIAPDPLTFEEAQRLVQFEVNNVVCRWNINDELDFMSKDDFLEEETPKIEEKLEETKVKLPEADFRELEDYNICDAPSRPIGYIRFIEKSTEELDGEVEYDVDEEDTAWLSIMNEKRETQGLAPVSIDSLELLMDRLEKESYFQASVNGHSGAVVDDDAVCCICMDGECQNTNVILFCDMCNLAVHQDCYGVPYIPEGQWLCRRCLQSPSRAVDCVLCPNKGGAFKQTDRGSWAHVVCALWIPEVRFANTVFLEPIDSIETIPAARWKLSCYICKQKGVGACIQCHKSSCYSAFHVTCAQQAGLYMNMDTVKDGNESHPVLVQKIAYCDTHAPVDSGDAKKDDSRKKMIQARKMLAKKRTSAPVILIPTIPPERIQEIGSLVTIAKKSQFIQRLIAYWTLKRQFRNGVPLLRRLQSAQGGTPRDTNTTNVDTIELCRQLKYWQCLRQDLERARLLCELVRKREKLKLEYTRVYEKLMRIKLKPLEASLRNVLEMISAKDTNEIFTEPVDLEEVPDYLTVVTDPMDLSTMRKKLEDGLYTDLSSLEKDFDLMIANCLAYNNKDTVFYRAAIKMRDQCGVIFRQAKKELETSGLLVIEKGTKQKHGAGIVEEAMASDIDRELENLKGKSSTDTIAKLEELLAKSQALKHGLARAKRVKLIRSEINKTKKLLSGRTDADRADADTNNEDDDVKNAANNGKTPAENSPTGVNRRTAVLFTKKAQAAMKKEETVAAKPKKSKIDSKDEDSVPESFKVYRAGAQTTDDENSDSDNSLSTCYSHNLSEIPSEDDSSDTTAVSGNEGQDNDKELVPMQLVWAKCRGYPWYPALIIDPDIPKGYVYKNVPIPSPPQEVLDLGKNHTEQVHLVLFFDVKRTWQWLPMEKLEILGLDVENDEYKANEPKKPTDRKAVKKAYENALNYQAQIAEFDDEKSTN
- the LOC130442617 gene encoding bromodomain-containing protein homolog isoform X1, coding for MGIDFDILEHCKKVRADHGPPYTCPVEKCGRTYKSVCGLSYHLKSFDHDNPTPLSPVQATPKHKKGNRHKSKSKILQTPIAPDPLTFEEAQRLVQFEVNNVVCRWNINDELDFMSKDDFLEEETPKIEEKLEETKVKLPEADFRELEDYNICDAPSRPIGYIRFIEKSTEELDGEVEYDVDEEDTAWLSIMNEKRETQGLAPVSIDSLELLMDRLEKESYFQASVNGHSGAVVDDDAVCCICMDGECQNTNVILFCDMCNLAVHQDCYGVPYIPEGQWLCRRCLQSPSRAVDCVLCPNKGGAFKQTDRGSWAHVVCALWIPEVRFANTVFLEPIDSIETIPAARWKLSCYICKQKGVGACIQCHKSSCYSAFHVTCAQQAGLYMNMDTVKDGNESHPVLVQKIAYCDTHAPVDSVFFIFKGDAKKDDSRKKMIQARKMLAKKRTSAPVILIPTIPPERIQEIGSLVTIAKKSQFIQRLIAYWTLKRQFRNGVPLLRRLQSAQGGTPRDTNTTNVDTIELCRQLKYWQCLRQDLERARLLCELVRKREKLKLEYTRVYEKLMRIKLKPLEASLRNVLEMISAKDTNEIFTEPVDLEEVPDYLTVVTDPMDLSTMRKKLEDGLYTDLSSLEKDFDLMIANCLAYNNKDTVFYRAAIKMRDQCGVIFRQAKKELETSGLLVIEKGTKQKHGAGIVEEAMASDIDRELENLKGKSSTDTIAKLEELLAKSQALKHGLARAKRVKLIRSEINKTKKLLSGRTDADRADADTNNEDDDVKNAANNGKTPAENSPTGVNRRTAVLFTKKAQAAMKKEETVAAKPKKSKIDSKDEDSVPESFKVYRAGAQTTDDENSDSDNSLSTCYSHNLSEIPSEDDSSDTTAVSGNEGQDNDKELVPMQLVWAKCRGYPWYPALIIDPDIPKGYVYKNVPIPSPPQEVLDLGKNHTEQVHLVLFFDVKRTWQWLPMEKLEILGLDVENDEYKANEPKKPTDRKAVKKAYENALNYQAQIAEFDDEKSTN
- the LOC130443140 gene encoding uncharacterized protein LOC130443140 isoform X2, with protein sequence MYKIHLILLFFIFSNDLLRVIGKEKQRLHQKKHFKNRQKIKEKCWSERCYISCPIMDPTMPETPISSDYIMPELNDDTDDFYDEQYRNIKRSKFVLTNRQKHNLLRQVRLGNANGKKAYNFRQNIPSGCYVVCYDYYQIPPNGVAQGNVPSTTVLNNTLVTPPNAVNNGLDDDEDDVDEPYRPGEDQPIEATFSPPEKRSRKLIGKKVQKH